The DNA segment GCAGTACTGGCGCGCGGCGGGCCGGCCGGGCAAGACCCGGCTGATGACGTGGCGCGGGGGCTATCACGGCGACACCTTCACCCCGATGAGCGTGTGCGACCCCGACGGCGGCATGCACGAGCTGTGGACCGACATCCTGACCCGTCAGGTGTTCGCCCCGCCCGTGCCCGGCGCCTACGAGCCGGAGTATGTGGCGGCGTTCGAGCGACAACTCGCCGAGCACGCCGACGACGTGGCCGCGGTGATCGTCGAACCGGTGGTCCAGGGCGCCGGCGGGATGCGGTTCCACGATCCCCGTTACCTGACCGACCTGCGCGCGCTGTGCGACCGCCACGGCGTGTTGTTGATCTTCGACGAGATCGCCACCGGATTCGGCCGCACCGGCGAGTTGTTCGCCGCCGACCACGTCAGGGTCAGCCCCGACATCATGTGCGTCGGCAAGGGCCTCACCGGCGGCTACCTGACGCTCGCCGCGACGTTGTGCACCACGCAGATCGCCCACACCATCAGCGCGGGTGAGGCCGGGGCGCTCATGCACGGGCCGACGTTCATGGCCAACGCGCTGGCCTGCGCGGTCGGGGTCGCCGCGGTCGAGCTGCTGCTGGCCGGTGACTGGCGCACCACGATCGCGGCCATCGAACGGGGTCTGGCCGACGGGCTGGCGCCGGCGCGCGAGGTGGCCGGCGTGGCCGACGTGCGGGTCCTCGGCGCCATCGGCGTCGTGGAGCTGGAGCGCCCGGTGGACATGGCGACGGCGACGGCCGCGGCCCTGGACCACGGTGTGTGGCTGCGTCCGTTCCGCAACCTCGTCTACGTCATGCCGCCCTACATCTGCACCGCCGAAGAGATCGCCCAGATCACCTCTGCGGTGGTCGGCGTGGTCCGTGCACTAGCCTGAACGGTGTTCAAGTAGATCGGAGGCAACCGTGACGCGCGCTGGTCTGTCGCCGCTGGCGTGGCTCGACGAGGTCGCCGACCAACGCCGCGCCGCCGGACTGCGCCGGTCGCTGCAGACCAGGCCGCCCACCGGCGCCGTCGTGGACCTGGCCTCCAACGACTACCTCGGACTCTCCACGCACCCGCGGGTGGTCGAGGGCGCGGTGCGGGCCCTGCGTGAGTGGGGCGCCGGGTCGACCGGGTCGCGGCTGGTGACCGGCAACACCGAACTGCACGAGGGCTTCGAGCGGGCACTGGCCGCGTTCACCGGCGCCGAGTCCGCGCTGGTGTTCTCCTCCGGATACACCGCCAATCTCGGCGCGGTGGTGGCGCTGTCCGGCCCGGGCGCACTGCTGGTGTCCGACGCGCTCACCCATGCGTCGCTGGTGGACGCCGCCCGGCTGTCCCGTTCGCGGGTGGTGGTCACCCCGCACCGCGACGTCGCCGCGATCGAGGCGGCGCTGAGCTCCCGCGACGAACAGCGCGCCGTGGTGGTCACCGATTCGGTGTTCTCCGCCGACGGAGTGCTGGCGCCGCTGCGCGAGATGCACGACGTGTGCCGGCGGTACGGGGCGCTGCTCGTCGTCGACGAGGCGCACGGGCTCGGGGTCCGCGGCGACGGTGGCCGCGGCCTGCTCGACGAGGTGGGGCTGGCCGGTGCGCCGGACGTCGTCATGACCACGACGCTGTCCAAGGCGCTGGGCAGTCAGGGCGGGGTGGTTCTCGGGCCTGCCGCGGTCCGCGAGCACCTCATCGACGCCGCCCGCCCCTTCATCTTCGACACCGGGCTGGCCCCCGCGGCGGTGGGCGCGGCGAGGGCGGCGCTGGAGGTGCTGACCGACGAACCGTGGCGCGCCCGCGCGGTGCTCGACAACGCCGCGGCGCTGGCGCAGATGTGCGGTGTGGCCGAGCGGCCGGAGTCCGCGGTCGTCTCGGTGATCCTGGGGGAGCCGGAGACGGCGCTGGCCGCCGCGACCGCCTGTCTGGACCGCGGGCTGCGGGTGGGGTGCTTCCGGCCCCCCACGGTGCCCGCGGGCACCTCCCGGCTGCGCCTGACGGCGCGGGCGTCGCTGACCGCGGACGACCTGGGCACCGCCCGGCAGGTGCTGACCGACGTGCTGACGGCGGCCCGCAGATGAGCGTGCTCGTGGTGACCGGAACCGACACCGGTGTGGGCAAGACCGTCGCCACGGCCGCGCTGGCCTGCGCCGCCCGGCTGCACGGCATGGAGGTGGCGGTCTGCAAACCCGTCCAGACCGGCACCGGACCGGACGACGAATCCGGCGACGACGACCTTCGCGAGATCGGGCGGCTGGCCGGGGTGGACGCGCTGCACCGCGGATGGCGTTATCCGGATCCGCTGGCCCCACTGGCCGCCGCGCAGCGTGCCGGTGCCACCCTGCCGACGCTAGCGGAGCTGATCGACCTGGTGCGCGGCGCGGATGCGCCGGACCGGCTGACGCTGGTCGAGGGCGCAGGCGGGCTGCTGGTCGAGATCGGCGAGGGCGGCGTCACCCTTCGTGATGTGGCGACAGAGCTGGGCGCCCCGGTCCTGGTGGTCGTCGCGCCGGGGCTCGGCACCCTCAACCACACTTCACTCACCCTGGAATCGCTCGCTGCACAAGGGCTTTCGTGCGCCGGCCTGGTGATCGGCGCCTGGCCCGCGCAGCCGGGTGTCGCCGAGATCGACAACCGCGACGCGCTGGCACGGCTTGCCCCGGTGCGCGCCGCGCTGCCCGCCGGCGCCGGATCGGTCAGCGCCGTCGACTTCGAACGGATCAGCGCGACCGCCTTCGACCCGGACTGGCTCGCGGGCCTGCGGTAGATGGTCCATTCGGTCGAGCTGCTCTTCGACCCCGCTACCGACGCGGCGGTGCGCGGGATCTGGGATGACCTCAGCGCGGCCGGAGTGCGCAGCCAGGCCGCCAACCGGTCACCCAGCAACCGCCCGCACGTGACGCTCACCGTGGCGGAGCGCATGGCCGACGGGGTGAACGACGCGCTGCGTCCGCTGCTGGCGATGCTGCCGTTCGACGGACTGATCGGAGCGCCGATGCTCTTCGGCGCCCGCACGCTGATCCTCGTTCGGCTGCTCGTCCCGTCGACGCCCCTGCTCGACCTGCACCGGGAGGTCGACCGGGTGTGCCGCCCGCACATCGACGGCGACCCGCTCCCGCACACCGCGCCCGGTCAGTGGACCCCCCACGTGACGCTGGCGCGGCGGGTGCCACCCGAACAGCTGCCCGCCGCGATGGCGGTGCGCGGCCTGAATGGCGACCTGAGCTGCCGGATCGTCGGCCTGCGGCACTGGGACGGCAACGACCGCGTCGAGTATCCGATCAGCTGACGGTGGAGATGACGCCGAGGCCGTCGATCAGCAGCCGCAGCCCGAAGCCGAACCGGCGGTCGTGGTCGATGGCCGCCACCGACTCCTGCGGGTCGAGCACCCCGGCCGAATCCCACTGCAACTTCGACTGCTCGTCGACGGTGAAGCCCAGCACGTAGTAGATGACGGTGCGCGCGGCGAGTTCGGCCTCGGCCGAGGGCACCCCGGCGTCTTCGGCGGCGGCGGACAGCGCGGTGAGGATGTCCCCGGCGGCCTGCGACTGTCCGGCGGCGAAGCTGGCCGACACCAGTTCGGCGCCGTCGGTGTGCGACAGCAGCGCATCGCGCAGCGCCGAGCACACCGCCACGATCCGCTCTCGCCAGTCGGTGACGGCGGGGACGTCGCGCGCGGGCTGCAGGATGCGGTCCGCGATCGCGCCGAGGAGCTGCTGCTTGTTGGCGAAGTGCCAGTACAGGGCACCGGGGGAGACGTTGAGCTCCTTGGCGAGCCTGCGCATCGTCAGGTCGGCGATCCCGTAAGCGTCCAGGATCGCCGTCGCCGCTTCGACCACGTCGTATTTGTGCAGTTGCACGCGGTTAGCTTAACCTGAACGGCGTTCAACCCTGAACGGTGTTCAATGGTCGGCTCGGCCGACGTGTTCAATAGTCGGCTCGGCCGACATGTTCAATGCTTTGGTGCGAGGAGGCAACCCGGTGAGCGACATTCTGGCGGTGGCGCGCGAACAGGTGCTCGAGCGCGGCCAGGGGCTGAACCAGGACCAGACGCTGCAGGTCCTGCAACTCCCAGACGATCGCCTCGACGACCTGCTCGCGCTGGCGCACGAGGTCCGCATGGCCTGGTGCGGTCCCGACGTCGAGGTCGAGGGCATCATCAGCCTCAAGACCGGTGGCTGCCCCGAGGACTGTCACTTCTGTTCGCAGTCGGGGCTTTTCGCCTCTCCGGTGCGCAGCGCGTGGCTTGACATCCCCAGCCTGGTCGAGGCGGCCAAGCAGACCGCCAAGACCGGCGCCACCGAGTTCTGCATCGTCGCCGCGGTGCGTGGCCCCGACGAACGGCTGCTGGCCCAGGTCGCCGCCGGTATCGAGGCGATCCGCAACGAGGTCGACATCCAGATCGCCTGCTCGCTGGGCATGCTGACCGCCGATCAGGTCGAGCGACTGGCCGCGATGGGCGTGCACCGCTACAACCACAACCTGGAAACCGCGCGGTCGTTCTTCACCAACGTCGTGACCACCCACACCTGGGAGGAGCGCTGGGACACCCTGCGCATGGTCCGCGAAGCCGGCATGGAGGTGTGCTGCGGCGGCATCCTCGGGATGGGGGAGACGCTCGAGCAGCGCGCCGAGTTCGCCGCGAACCTGGCCGACCTCGACCCGCACGAGGTGCCGCTCAACTTCCTCAACCCGCGTCCGGGCACGCCGTTCGGCGACCTCGAGGTGCTGCCCGCGTCCGAGGCCCTCAAGGCGGTCGCCGCGTTCCGCCTGGCCTTGCCCCGCACGATGCTGCGCTTCGCGGGCGGCCGCGAGATCACTCTCGGCGACCTGGGCGCCAAGAAGGGCATCCTCGGCGGCATCAACGCGGTCATCGTCGGCAACTACCTGACCACCCTGGGGCGTCCGGCAGAAGCCGATCTCGAACTGCTCGACGATCTGCAGATGCCGATCAAGGCGCTCAACGCCACCCTGTAGATGACGGCCGACCTGCCTGCGCCCGTGAGCGCCGGCCGCTACAACGTCTACACCGGTGTGTGCAACAGTGAAGCGGCGGGGACAACGGTTCCCACCGCGGCCCAGCTGGGGCTGGAACCGCCCCGGTTCTGCGCCGAGTGCGGCCGCCGGATGGTGGTGCAGGTGCGCCCGGACGGCTGGTGGGCGAAGTGTTCCCGGCATGGGATCGTCGATTCCAAGGACCTGGAGACGCAGCGTTGAACGAAGTTTCGGTGGACGAAGTCGCGGTGAAGGACCCTGCGCGACCGCGGTTTTCGCGGCGACGGGCCGCGTTGACCACGGTCGGCGGATTGGTGCTGGCCGGTGCCGTCACCGGCGCACTGTGGTCGGTGCTCGCCCCACCGGTCCACGGCGTCGTCGCGCTGACCCGCGACGGTGAGCGGGTCCGGGCGTATGTCGGCGGCGATGCCGACCACTTCTTCACCGCGGCGGCCCTGTTCGTCGGGATGCTCGCGGCCGTCGCCGTCGTCGCGGCGGTCTGGCTGTGGCAGTGGCGCGCGCACCGTGGCCCCGTCCTCGTCGCCGCGCTCGCGGTCGGCGCGGCCGCCGCCGCGGGAGTCGCGGCGGGTGTGGGTGCGGCGCTGGTGCGGATGCAGTACGGCACGGTCGACGTGGCGGCCGCGCCGGTCACCCCGGACAACCGGGTGCACCACGTGATCGAGGCGCCCGCGGTGTTCTTCGGGCACACGCCGCTGCAGATCGCATGCACGATCATCGTCCCGGCCGCCATCGGCGCGCTGGTCTACGCCATCTGCGCGGTGGCCGCCCCACGCGACGACCTCGGCGGCTGGCCGCCGCAGGAGTTCGAACCGCTCAGCGGTCGAAAAACGACAGCGGACGGCGCTCAACCCGTCGGCCCGCCATCACCTTCGCACTGATCACGGCGAGCCGGAGCATCCCGCGGTAGGTCGACGGGTTGAGCAGCGTGGGCCACTTGGTGCGCACGAGGTTCTCGCTCAGCGGCCGGTCGGCAAACCGGTCGCGCAGCCACCGCAGCGTCATCGGCGCCGACATCGGATGCAGCAGCATGTGCTCGCTGAACATGTCGCGGTGGTAGGTGACGTGGGCGCCGCCGCTGCTGTAGGTGTCGATCAGGGCGTCGATGTCGTCGACCGAGACGATCTTGTCGTGCACGGCCTGCACGATCAGCACGGGCGGGTTCGGGGTCGCGGTGCCCAGCTTGATGCTGTCGAAGACGTGCTGCACCTCGGGGGTCTGCAGGATCTCCTCGAGTGGCCGGTCGACCAGCTTGCCCATGTCCATGCGGATCCACCGAAGTACGGCGTGTGCCGTCGTCATCTTCTCGATGCGCAGCAGCATCGCCTTGCCGGTGTCGGTGGCGTGTTCCTGGATGACGCGGTCCAGTTCGGGGTAGCTGTGCGTCAGCGCTGCCACCACCATCGCGGGCAATCCCGAGAAGATGCTGCCGTTGAGCCGGCGGAACGCATTGCCCAGGTCGGCCACCGGTGAGCCGAGGACCGCACCGACGACGTTGAGTTCGGGCGCGTACTCGGCGCAGGTCTCCGCGGCCCATGCGGTGGCCAGCCCGCCCCCGGAGTAGCCCCACAGCCCCACCGGCGCCTGCGCCGACAGGTTGAGGCGGTCGCAGTTGAGGGCGGCCCGGACGCCGTCGAGCACGTGGTAGCCGGGTTCGAAGGGCGCGCCCCAGATGCCGTGCGGACCTTCGTGGTCGGGAACCGAGACGGCCCACCCCTCGGCGAGCGCGGCGGCGATCAGCAGGAACTCGACCTGCGCGAGCGCGCCGACGGCCTTGGCGCCCCGGCGCAGGGCGTAGGACGGGAAGCACCGCCCGGCGATCGCGTCGATCGCGCACTGGTAGGACACGACCGGGCAGGGTTTGTTCGGGTCGCGTTCCGTGGGGGTGACGACGGTGGTGACGGTGGCCTGCGGCGCACCGTGGAAGTCGGTCGTGCGGTAGAGCAGCTGGGTGGCGGTGAACTTCTGCGGGACGAGTCCCATGAACGCCAGCTCGACGTCGCGGGAGCGCAGGACCGTCCCGGGCCGCGCGTGTTCGAAACCGGCGGGCGGTTCGTAGAAGGCGTCCTTGGCCGGTACCGACGGACGGGATCCGCGGGCGATGTCCTCGTGGTGCGGCTGGCCGATCCACTCGGCGCCGGTCTCCCGCGCCACGCTGCCCAAGTCCATCCGGCCAAGGCTACTTAAGAGGTCTATGAGATTCCACTCGACTCACCCGGGCGGGCGGAACGCAGCGAATTCGTCGGTCACCCGGTAGCGCGACTCGGTGAAGCGGTACAGGGCCGGCGGCCGGCCTCCCGCCCGTCCCGAGCGGGCGGTGGAACCCGTCCTGGTGATGACGTTGCGGCGTTCGAGCACTCGCTGCAGATTCGTGGCGTCCACTTGGTACCCGAGTGCCGCGCCGTAGATGTCCCGCAGCGTCGAAAGCGCGAATTCCGTTGGCGTGAGCGCGAATCCGATGTTGGTGTACGAGAGTTTGGCCGCCAGCCGGGTGTGGGCGTGCTCGA comes from the Mycolicibacterium litorale genome and includes:
- a CDS encoding adenosylmethionine--8-amino-7-oxononanoate transaminase, yielding MPALTPAQISAVDAAHVWHPYSTIGADALPPVVALAAKGAWITIADPADPAGGETLDVIDAMSSWWTAIHGHGHPVLDAAITEQLATMNHVMFGGLTHEPAARLAQLLVEITPAGLETVFFSDSGSVSVEVAVKMALQYWRAAGRPGKTRLMTWRGGYHGDTFTPMSVCDPDGGMHELWTDILTRQVFAPPVPGAYEPEYVAAFERQLAEHADDVAAVIVEPVVQGAGGMRFHDPRYLTDLRALCDRHGVLLIFDEIATGFGRTGELFAADHVRVSPDIMCVGKGLTGGYLTLAATLCTTQIAHTISAGEAGALMHGPTFMANALACAVGVAAVELLLAGDWRTTIAAIERGLADGLAPAREVAGVADVRVLGAIGVVELERPVDMATATAAALDHGVWLRPFRNLVYVMPPYICTAEEIAQITSAVVGVVRALA
- a CDS encoding 8-amino-7-oxononanoate synthase, with the translated sequence MTRAGLSPLAWLDEVADQRRAAGLRRSLQTRPPTGAVVDLASNDYLGLSTHPRVVEGAVRALREWGAGSTGSRLVTGNTELHEGFERALAAFTGAESALVFSSGYTANLGAVVALSGPGALLVSDALTHASLVDAARLSRSRVVVTPHRDVAAIEAALSSRDEQRAVVVTDSVFSADGVLAPLREMHDVCRRYGALLVVDEAHGLGVRGDGGRGLLDEVGLAGAPDVVMTTTLSKALGSQGGVVLGPAAVREHLIDAARPFIFDTGLAPAAVGAARAALEVLTDEPWRARAVLDNAAALAQMCGVAERPESAVVSVILGEPETALAAATACLDRGLRVGCFRPPTVPAGTSRLRLTARASLTADDLGTARQVLTDVLTAARR
- the bioD gene encoding dethiobiotin synthase translates to MSVLVVTGTDTGVGKTVATAALACAARLHGMEVAVCKPVQTGTGPDDESGDDDLREIGRLAGVDALHRGWRYPDPLAPLAAAQRAGATLPTLAELIDLVRGADAPDRLTLVEGAGGLLVEIGEGGVTLRDVATELGAPVLVVVAPGLGTLNHTSLTLESLAAQGLSCAGLVIGAWPAQPGVAEIDNRDALARLAPVRAALPAGAGSVSAVDFERISATAFDPDWLAGLR
- a CDS encoding 2'-5' RNA ligase family protein yields the protein MVHSVELLFDPATDAAVRGIWDDLSAAGVRSQAANRSPSNRPHVTLTVAERMADGVNDALRPLLAMLPFDGLIGAPMLFGARTLILVRLLVPSTPLLDLHREVDRVCRPHIDGDPLPHTAPGQWTPHVTLARRVPPEQLPAAMAVRGLNGDLSCRIVGLRHWDGNDRVEYPIS
- a CDS encoding TetR family transcriptional regulator translates to MQLHKYDVVEAATAILDAYGIADLTMRRLAKELNVSPGALYWHFANKQQLLGAIADRILQPARDVPAVTDWRERIVAVCSALRDALLSHTDGAELVSASFAAGQSQAAGDILTALSAAAEDAGVPSAEAELAARTVIYYVLGFTVDEQSKLQWDSAGVLDPQESVAAIDHDRRFGFGLRLLIDGLGVISTVS
- the bioB gene encoding biotin synthase BioB; the encoded protein is MSDILAVAREQVLERGQGLNQDQTLQVLQLPDDRLDDLLALAHEVRMAWCGPDVEVEGIISLKTGGCPEDCHFCSQSGLFASPVRSAWLDIPSLVEAAKQTAKTGATEFCIVAAVRGPDERLLAQVAAGIEAIRNEVDIQIACSLGMLTADQVERLAAMGVHRYNHNLETARSFFTNVVTTHTWEERWDTLRMVREAGMEVCCGGILGMGETLEQRAEFAANLADLDPHEVPLNFLNPRPGTPFGDLEVLPASEALKAVAAFRLALPRTMLRFAGGREITLGDLGAKKGILGGINAVIVGNYLTTLGRPAEADLELLDDLQMPIKALNATL
- the bsaP gene encoding biotin synthase auxiliary protein BsaP, which translates into the protein MTADLPAPVSAGRYNVYTGVCNSEAAGTTVPTAAQLGLEPPRFCAECGRRMVVQVRPDGWWAKCSRHGIVDSKDLETQR
- a CDS encoding DUF2567 domain-containing protein, whose protein sequence is MKDPARPRFSRRRAALTTVGGLVLAGAVTGALWSVLAPPVHGVVALTRDGERVRAYVGGDADHFFTAAALFVGMLAAVAVVAAVWLWQWRAHRGPVLVAALAVGAAAAAGVAAGVGAALVRMQYGTVDVAAAPVTPDNRVHHVIEAPAVFFGHTPLQIACTIIVPAAIGALVYAICAVAAPRDDLGGWPPQEFEPLSGRKTTADGAQPVGPPSPSH
- a CDS encoding lipase family protein, which produces MDLGSVARETGAEWIGQPHHEDIARGSRPSVPAKDAFYEPPAGFEHARPGTVLRSRDVELAFMGLVPQKFTATQLLYRTTDFHGAPQATVTTVVTPTERDPNKPCPVVSYQCAIDAIAGRCFPSYALRRGAKAVGALAQVEFLLIAAALAEGWAVSVPDHEGPHGIWGAPFEPGYHVLDGVRAALNCDRLNLSAQAPVGLWGYSGGGLATAWAAETCAEYAPELNVVGAVLGSPVADLGNAFRRLNGSIFSGLPAMVVAALTHSYPELDRVIQEHATDTGKAMLLRIEKMTTAHAVLRWIRMDMGKLVDRPLEEILQTPEVQHVFDSIKLGTATPNPPVLIVQAVHDKIVSVDDIDALIDTYSSGGAHVTYHRDMFSEHMLLHPMSAPMTLRWLRDRFADRPLSENLVRTKWPTLLNPSTYRGMLRLAVISAKVMAGRRVERRPLSFFDR